The genomic stretch CGGCGATTGCATCGCATGAATTCCAAAACTCCGGTGTAATACCGGTATAATTCGGGTTTTTCACCATAGCGCCGAGCTTGCCGTTTTTAATCTCCCAGCCTATCTGTGTGGCGAACTGGAAGTTGAGCCGCTTATCATCGATACTCCAGCTGCGATTGGTAGCAAGATACAGCCCGTCCTTAACGTCGGCGATCATCTCTTCAAGCGATGAATTGCCCGGCAGTAAGTTTACGCTTGTCATGCGAATCAGCGGAATCCTATTCCAGCCGTCGGCCCGCATGCAGCCGTTACTCGTTTCAGCAAGGATTGGTCCGGTCTCGCGCGAGGTGAGATAATTTACAAAAATCCCGTTTCGCACAATATCAAATCGTTGTGCCGGTATGCCCTCGTCATCATAACCAAAGGTGCCGAGTGCGCTCGGAATTGTCGCGTCGGAGTTAATATTAACAATGGGGGAGCCGTATTGAAGTTCCCGCAGCTTATCAATCGTAACAAAACTCGTGCCGGCGTAGCTTGCTTCCATGCCGAGTACGCGGTCGAATTCAGCCGGATGCCCGCACGATTCATGTACTTGAAGCGCGAGCTGGCTTCCGTCCAAGATAACGGTAAATTCGCCGCTCGGGCACTCTTTTGCCTTAAGCAGCGCGGCCGCCTCTTCGCCGATTCGCTGTGCGTGATCTGCCAGGTGCAAATTCATAATGAACTCATAACCGGAAGTCGCCGTATCACCCCCGTGCGAGTTTGGGTAGGAGCGCTCTTGAATCTCGCCGCCCGCTATCGCTATGGCGTCAAGGG from Candidatus Aquicultor sp. encodes the following:
- a CDS encoding TldD/PmbA family protein codes for the protein MKDLTSLALDVAKTYGATYADIRIIEEQSESISIKNGRVEDASTSTNYGFGVRVIADGAWGFAGSFRVEKQEIERVARLAVDIAKASALIKKENVVLAPAPVIQDTYRTPIEIDPFSISLEDKLTLLSAAEEAVRKTPGVAIATASMDISKQHKIFASLDGSYIEQYITESGAALDAIAIAGGEIQERSYPNSHGGDTATSGYEFIMNLHLADHAQRIGEEAAALLKAKECPSGEFTVILDGSQLALQVHESCGHPAEFDRVLGMEASYAGTSFVTIDKLRELQYGSPIVNINSDATIPSALGTFGYDDEGIPAQRFDIVRNGIFVNYLTSRETGPILAETSNGCMRADGWNRIPLIRMTSVNLLPGNSSLEEMIADVKDGLYLATNRSWSIDDKRLNFQFATQIGWEIKNGKLGAMVKNPNYTGITPEFWNSCDAIAGPDEWKVWGLANCGKGEPTQIAHVAHGAAPARFRNVKVGVGR